aaaaatactttcttagTGCAAGGCTTCATTAATTCCTCCTTCCAAATGATGTAATATTCTTCCTGCCCCTCTACAAACTCACTAGaaaagaagtaattaaaataaagcccACTGTACAATTGCAATTTCCATGCAAGGATATCTGTGAACAAGTAACCACAACAAACCAATAAAATTAAAGATTCTGAAGCAAAAGTGAACCTTTTCAATCAAGTTGGATTCCTTATTTACAAGCTGTGTGAGTTTCTGCAGATTAGCATCTGCTGTATCCTGTCCAGCTGGAGAATAGCCTGGAGAGTGAAGGCAGAAAGATGAAGAGTGAAAAAGTATTTACAGAAgcttttaaattcttaaaaaataaactcacATTGGAGAGAGTTCATGCAGCATTTTTACTCAAAGAATTTAAGTGAAAAAGCCATTCCATGTGAGAAAATAAGGAGTACTAAGCATAACCCGTAAGGTTTTGCCAGTGCTTGACAGAATCTAAAACTGAGTATTGAcacttgcttttaattttgaattctttctGCTCAACTTCAGAAGTTTCTTCATTTCCCCACAGAAAGTCTAGCATATACTACATGAAATCTAATCTGCCTGGGTTCACAAATAGAATCCTGGAGTACTAATCCCAACATGGGTACAGAtgacaaaaaggagaaaagaaacacagcttACCTGAGACAGTTAACCTGAAGTAGCGAGTTAAAATATCATCACAAAATCGGCACAGATTGGGAAGCTGTTTCAAATGCTCTTGCAAATGTACCCTCGGGAAGCACACTTTATAAATCGGTGCTAGGAAACCAAACACAAAGGCATCCAAGGTGGTAGGcctaaaaagaggaaaatactgaAGTGACTCAAGATAAGCCTTTAACGACTTCTACAACCTAATTTTTCGTGTATGTCAAATACATACACTCAGGACAGAATACAGTCAGCCCTTCTGTCATTCCACCTTTGCCTATGAACTATGAACCTGGTAAATGCTTTGTACCAACTATCTACTCCTTTCAGCATCTCTTAACTAGAGACATGCTGACAAGCTGAAACAGTAATGTCAGCATCACAACAGAGTCATGCTATCCCATACATTGATAAGCAATCCCCTCTAGAACACCTTTCTGGCACCACAAAAGTTGTGCTGGGCACCAGAGGACCAAGATCCTCCCTCATGAAGTGGTCCAACTTCAACAGCTAAAGAAGAGATCGTGCTTTTCAGGACCTGTTGGCTCTATGTTGTTGACCCTATCTGCTTCCCACTCTGCACATATACCACAGAACAGTGTTCCTGGACCTATGCCCTCCTCCCATGAGGGCAGTAGTAGCACCTCAGCctaaagcattttttcttaCATACAAAACCAGGAGGTGACATTCAGTGGCTAGAAAAAATGTTCTCCAGTGCACCTCACATTTTCTTAGCAGCTGTGggaagcatttctttctctgtggaaCAAAGCAGGATAAGAGACACACCACATTGACTCAGTCTGACGATCTCATTTGTGCCCTGTTTGCTCTTTCAGATTTATCTGAAAAGCAGAGGGTGAGACATCAAACTACTGGGAAGCACTTTTAACATTCTGGCAGgttgaaaagaaaagaggaagttcAAGTGCTCATAGAGTGGTGTGGTACCTTTTTCATTACTCATttatcaaaattattaaaaaaaaaaccacactcaCGTATCTCCAAAGAAAAACTGAGATGTTCCCAATCTCTTCGACAGGAGATTTAGGCACTCCTTGGCATCCCTGTATATCTGATGAGAGACAAGAGCCCTAGGTGTATCCAGGCTGGTATGCACAGCACCATTCATCATTTGACAGTGTGCTAAACTGTTTAAGTTCTTGTCTTTGACAGAACCAACTTATGAATTCCTTACTGCACAACCCATACCTGTGCTTCCACTTCAGTGAGACTGTAGAGTGGAGGGCCTCCCTTGGTCAGCAAGATCCTGTTCAGCGCTTCCCTGGACATCTTTCCAGGCAGATACAAACTCAGTGGGAAGGCAAACCTTGAGGCAAACCATGGCTTTGTCACACTGCAGTAATTTTCAGCCTCAATCCAGAAAGTGTGCAGCTGTATCAACATGAGGAAAAATGTAACTGAGATTTGAATGACATGAGTAGACATCTCATGACATATACAAGACCTctctcagaaaagcagaagaaccAGGAATTATTGTAATTTAAGGCTATcaagctctgtagaggaatATACTAATCCTCTGAGCATAGGAATACATGAGTAAGGAAACAGTTACCttccaaataaagaaaaacactgaagataTTACAGACATCTATGTGCATCTACATAAAATTACGTACACACTATGTATGTACGgatatgtacacacacacagagactaTACTGAAATACATTGCAAAAGAGTTGCAGACATACAGCAACAGGTTTGAACTTCCtagaattttgttttgaaattttatataaatcttAAAATACAAGATAATTCTAAATGATGAATTTGAAACCAAGGTCAGCTGAAAAGGTTAGCTCATGATACCATCTGGTCAGAGTATTTTTCGCTGTACAAACTGAAGCCAAAGTCATTCAAGAGACTCAGTATCTGTGGGTCTTATAGCTCTAATGTAATTACACTGATATAATGAGGGCAAATGGCCATGGTTTTAGACATTGTATTTAGATATTGTAAAtagaactgaaaaattaaacaagttacaggtattttaatttattaaaagtttTAACTCAGCAGTTCAAAAGACTTTCGGTTGTGTGTCTCAGATCAGACATATCTTAATCAAAAGTTTTTCAGGAAATCAAATGAACCAAAAAATGGCCACAATAAGCTGTTTTCAGGATACTGTTTCCTGAAGaccaacaggaaaaaaaaaccctatgtAAGTgtccttttaaaatgtctttcacAGATCTACTGTGTCAAATTACTTGACACTCCACAAACACAcacttatttccttttcaaaagtTGCTAGGCAGTAATTCCAAAAAACTGACTAATAAAACAGCTATGTTTTATCCAGGGCTGTGGCTGACAGACTTTAATGTCTCTCACATTGGGCACCTCTTACAGTATTAAATTCCAAGTATTCGGACCATTACAaagtatttattaataattaccAGAGCAGGAAGCAATTTCTCTTCAAGTAGTGCAATATATGCCAGCGTATCAGCTCCTTGCTTTGCAGACAAATCATAATCAGCATTGTATTtctatgaattaaaaaaacataaacttACGATGAACTTTCAAAAAACATTATCAATGGAAAGTTACTTCAAACTTAACACCTATCAAGGCAGTAAATATACAAACAATTTTTGGAACAGAAAGCATGAACTCACTagaattttccttcttcaggCCAACTCTGCCAAACCTTGTTGAATCTCACTTTTCCACCTTCCCAATCCTACAACTTTGGGCCCTCctatttccaaaataattacTGCGTCTCCTTTCTATTGGTTTCCAAGCAAATGTCCAGCTATACAGAGGCAATTTTTCAGTACTCAGGGATGTAGAAAACCTCTGGTAACTCTCTATTGTTATTTTCAAGAAGCATCTGACACTTCAGCAGGTGtaggcataaaaaaaaaaagaaaagcgTGCATTcccatattttgcttttaatgaacATTCTAGAAGTTAATAAATTGGATGGTAACAATGTAAGGGAACAAATATACATCAAAATTAATGCAGTTACTAACTGAACTTTTAATTCTAACAGTGGATTCTTCTAAGATACATTATAAAGATTGaaaaactggggggggggggggggggagtgaGTAGATTTGCTTCATTAATTTATAAACAAAGGGCCAGTGCTGACTCTTGAACATCTGAAAAGCAAGCATACAATTGTTGTACTTAAACAATTAACAGGGTTTTTCCTCCCAACATTGTGGAGCCTTTGGTATTCACATGAATACCAAATTCAATACAAATGAATCTGAAACTTTAGAATT
This sequence is a window from Vidua chalybeata isolate OUT-0048 chromosome Z, bVidCha1 merged haplotype, whole genome shotgun sequence. Protein-coding genes within it:
- the MTX3 gene encoding metaxin-3 isoform X2; translation: MAAPMELSCWGGGWGLPSLHPESLTVMAYARFSGAPLTVNSINNSWRTLKGDLPVLVSEDIVISQPAKILNFLRKQKYNADYDLSAKQGADTLAYIALLEEKLLPALLHTFWIEAENYCSVTKPWFASRFAFPLSLYLPGKMSREALNRILLTKGGPPLYSLTEVEAQIYRDAKECLNLLSKRLGTSQFFFGDTPTTLDAFVFGFLAPIYKVCFPRVHLQEHLKQLPNLCRFCDDILTRYFRLTVSGYSPAGQDTADANLQKLTQLVNKESNLIEKMDDNLRKSPQHPPRKLTMLKLAAGGEESSPMSRLSP
- the MTX3 gene encoding metaxin-3 isoform X3, giving the protein MAAPMELSCWGGGWGLPSLHPESLTVMAYARFSGAPLTVNSINNSWRTLKGDLPVLVSEDIVISQPAKILNFLRKQKYNADYDLSAKQGADTLAYIALLEEKLLPALLHTFWIEAENYCSVTKPWFASRFAFPLSLYLPGKMSREALNRILLTKGGPPLYSLTEVEAQIYRDAKECLNLLSKRLGTSQFFFGDTPTTLDAFVFGFLAPIYKVCFPRVHLQEHLKQLPNLCRFCDDILTRYFRLTVSDGRQPS
- the MTX3 gene encoding metaxin-3 isoform X1, whose amino-acid sequence is MAAPMELSCWGGGWGLPSLHPESLTVMAYARFSGAPLTVNSINNSWRTLKGDLPVLVSEDIVISQPAKILNFLRKQKYNADYDLSAKQGADTLAYIALLEEKLLPALLHTFWIEAENYCSVTKPWFASRFAFPLSLYLPGKMSREALNRILLTKGGPPLYSLTEVEAQIYRDAKECLNLLSKRLGTSQFFFGDTPTTLDAFVFGFLAPIYKVCFPRVHLQEHLKQLPNLCRFCDDILTRYFRLTVSGYSPAGQDTADANLQKLTQLVNKESNLIEKIQLSLFLCRWTTTFVRVLSIPLVSSQCSSLLQEEKKAVQ